In Candidatus Binatia bacterium, one DNA window encodes the following:
- a CDS encoding AAA family ATPase, which translates to MWKLSPLGLFTIHIEKLYIRNFRNFSEVAVPFATPVTAIIGPNNVGKSNLLAALRLLFDPALSRQARLLEKEDFHEKTSVDDGREILISAILSGFENNARRATDGIIHWLTSP; encoded by the coding sequence GTGTGGAAGCTATCGCCATTGGGGCTATTTACTATCCACATCGAAAAACTCTACATACGTAACTTTCGGAACTTTAGCGAGGTCGCGGTGCCCTTCGCGACGCCGGTCACCGCAATCATCGGGCCGAACAACGTCGGTAAGTCGAATCTACTGGCGGCGCTGCGGCTTCTCTTCGACCCCGCGCTGTCGAGACAAGCGCGCCTCCTGGAAAAGGAAGACTTTCACGAAAAGACGTCAGTCGACGACGGGCGCGAAATATTGATCAGTGCGATTCTCAGCGGCTTTGAGAATAACGCGCGCCGGGCAACGGACGGCATTATTCACTGGCTGACAAGCCCTTAA
- a CDS encoding cupredoxin family copper-binding protein: protein MRQSWMLAPASALAAVAVVMFAAAAVCAKTGPGNSNSVGLAGVPPDPTVAVKISEFAYKPATVTIKVGTTLKWTNYDSIQHTVTARHGAFKSGNLGLGKSFSHTFKTTGKFSYYCIFHTFMNGTVIVTP, encoded by the coding sequence ATGAGACAATCCTGGATGCTAGCGCCGGCCTCGGCCTTAGCGGCGGTTGCGGTCGTCATGTTCGCCGCGGCTGCCGTTTGCGCGAAGACGGGCCCCGGAAACTCCAATTCGGTAGGCCTGGCCGGAGTCCCGCCCGACCCTACGGTGGCTGTGAAAATTTCCGAATTCGCCTATAAGCCCGCCACAGTGACAATCAAGGTGGGCACAACCTTGAAGTGGACGAACTACGACAGCATCCAGCACACGGTCACTGCTCGCCACGGGGCCTTCAAATCGGGAAACCTGGGCCTTGGCAAAAGTTTCAGCCACACGTTTAAGACGACAGGAAAGTTCTCGTACTACTGTATCTTCCATACGTTCATGAATGGAACGGTCATAGTAACCCCGTAG
- a CDS encoding HU family DNA-binding protein, which yields MSGLAFRQGVHHHFVASSAKRFSTSVAAFSTRKEPMNKLDLVRSAVDRCELSRRDAVALIDGVFDDIQAAVVSGEAVKIPGFGQFKVRDRAARMARNPATGEQVKVPAKRVFKFLPAKALKEAVMSKRGARGTSRKKATSKAPARKAPARKTAARKKR from the coding sequence ATGAGCGGATTAGCTTTTCGACAAGGAGTCCATCATCATTTCGTAGCAAGCAGCGCGAAGCGATTTAGCACGTCAGTGGCTGCTTTTTCAACACGAAAGGAACCGATGAACAAACTAGATTTGGTGCGCTCGGCGGTCGATCGGTGCGAGCTCTCGCGTAGGGACGCGGTCGCATTGATCGACGGCGTTTTTGACGACATTCAGGCGGCGGTGGTTTCGGGCGAGGCGGTCAAGATCCCGGGCTTTGGGCAGTTCAAGGTTCGCGATCGCGCAGCGCGCATGGCGCGCAATCCGGCGACGGGTGAGCAGGTAAAAGTGCCTGCAAAGCGCGTCTTCAAGTTCCTGCCGGCGAAGGCGCTCAAAGAAGCCGTTATGTCCAAGCGGGGCGCACGCGGCACATCTCGGAAGAAAGCCACATCAAAAGCTCCCGCGCGGAAGGCTCCGGCGAGGAAGACCGCCGCGCGGAAGAAGCGCTAG
- the aroA gene encoding 3-phosphoshikimate 1-carboxyvinyltransferase translates to MPGKVATFHPGPLRGNVGVPGDKSISHRALIVAARCAVPIRISHLNPGRDVRATRQAVIALGSRIAGDGDDVVVHPGPWRTPDRALDCMNSGSTARMLLGACSGANVAAAFDGDASLRRRPMEPVAAQLRAFGAKIRTSEGRLPLELSGTPAIETRRFILLAPSAQVKSALLFAGLFAGVPVRIGGDRGSRDHTERLLRYLGAEIEWNARTVELSVTALASRAVEVAGDISAAAFFITAAAITPGSAIVIGDVGVNPTRTGLLDALRAMGASIDLCNERMQSGEPVADVAVEYRPLSAARIGRELALRAIDEIPLLAVAAAFAPGTTTIDGVADLRTKESDRIAAIERLLDAVGIRAAYERHGLAITGGRPAQRGTLVTTHDDHRIAMAAAVLGCAAGPLAIDSDASLDVSFPGFVAALERLRAG, encoded by the coding sequence ATGCCCGGCAAGGTCGCGACCTTTCATCCCGGTCCGCTGCGCGGCAACGTCGGCGTCCCAGGCGACAAGTCGATTTCGCACCGGGCGTTGATCGTGGCCGCCCGGTGCGCCGTCCCAATCCGTATCTCGCATCTCAACCCGGGCCGCGATGTGCGCGCGACGCGCCAAGCGGTCATCGCGCTCGGAAGCCGCATCGCGGGAGACGGCGACGACGTCGTCGTGCACCCCGGCCCGTGGCGAACGCCGGACCGCGCGCTCGATTGCATGAACTCCGGTTCGACCGCCAGGATGCTCCTAGGCGCCTGCAGCGGCGCGAACGTGGCCGCCGCATTCGACGGGGACGCGTCGCTGCGCCGCCGCCCCATGGAGCCGGTGGCCGCGCAGCTGCGCGCCTTCGGTGCGAAGATCCGGACGTCCGAGGGTCGTCTGCCGCTTGAGTTGTCCGGCACCCCGGCGATCGAAACGCGCCGATTCATCCTGCTCGCGCCCTCCGCGCAGGTCAAATCGGCGCTGCTGTTTGCCGGGCTGTTCGCCGGCGTTCCGGTGCGGATCGGCGGAGATCGCGGCTCGCGCGATCACACAGAGCGGCTCTTGCGCTATCTCGGGGCGGAAATCGAATGGAACGCCCGCACCGTCGAGTTGAGCGTGACGGCGCTCGCGAGCCGTGCCGTGGAGGTTGCCGGAGACATCTCGGCCGCCGCGTTCTTCATCACGGCGGCGGCGATTACGCCCGGCAGCGCGATCGTCATTGGCGACGTGGGCGTCAATCCTACTCGCACGGGGCTCCTCGACGCGCTGCGCGCGATGGGCGCGAGCATCGACCTGTGCAACGAGCGAATGCAAAGCGGCGAGCCGGTCGCGGACGTGGCCGTCGAGTACCGCCCGCTGAGCGCGGCGCGGATCGGGCGCGAGCTCGCGCTACGCGCCATCGACGAGATCCCCCTCCTGGCTGTCGCCGCGGCCTTCGCCCCGGGAACGACGACGATCGACGGCGTCGCGGACCTGCGCACGAAGGAGTCGGATCGTATCGCGGCCATCGAGCGGCTCCTCGACGCGGTGGGCATCCGCGCGGCTTACGAGCGGCATGGACTCGCGATCACGGGGGGCAGGCCGGCGCAGCGCGGCACCCTCGTCACGACGCACGACGACCATCGCATCGCCATGGCAGCGGCGGTGTTAGGCTGCGCGGCGGGCCCGCTGGCTATCGACAGCGACGCGAGCCTGGACGTGAGCTTTCCGGGGTTCGTCGCGGCGCTGGAGCGCCTGCGCGCCGGTTAG
- a CDS encoding FmdB family zinc ribbon protein, producing MPLYDYACTRCGRIHEVRHGFDETHDAPCPSCGAPLRRVFNAAPVLFKGSGFYVTDSRGSGSGSKPEKAEKSEKPAAAEKSEKKPSSPASEPAA from the coding sequence ATGCCGCTCTATGACTATGCGTGCACGCGCTGCGGGCGGATCCACGAGGTGCGGCACGGCTTCGACGAGACCCACGACGCACCGTGTCCTAGCTGCGGCGCCCCGCTGCGCAGAGTGTTTAACGCCGCCCCCGTGCTCTTCAAGGGCTCGGGATTCTACGTGACGGACTCGCGGGGTTCGGGCTCCGGCAGTAAGCCCGAAAAGGCGGAGAAGTCTGAAAAGCCCGCCGCGGCCGAGAAGAGCGAGAAGAAGCCCTCGTCGCCGGCCTCCGAGCCGGCGGCCTAA
- a CDS encoding M20 family metallopeptidase: MALEIDKTLAERVVELRRAIHRRPELGFEEHQTAALIERELDSLHVRHRRVAQTGVIGYVGGGVPGRAVALRADMDALPIAERSGLPFASEIDGKMHACGHDAHTAMLLGAARVLAAMRTTLRGTVVLLFQPAEEGPGGALPMLEEGALDAPPVEAIAMLHVDTRLDVGTIGVAPGPVNAATDELYVTVRGRGGHGGYPHTAVDALPAAAAIVLALQNVVARETDPLASAVVTIGTIAGGYRSNVIADEISLSGTLRSHDAAVREALIEKVRRIVAGIAAAYGVESEVRVVRGYPAVINDAALADNFTRYVREKSVLRVDAPEATMGGEDFAYFAQRVPALLVRLGVRSESAGAVHPGHSALFRIDEAALPMGVETLVLFALFAQESHRVNSD; encoded by the coding sequence ATGGCGTTAGAGATCGACAAAACGCTGGCCGAGCGCGTCGTGGAGCTGCGGCGGGCGATACATCGCCGGCCCGAGCTCGGCTTCGAGGAACATCAGACCGCCGCGCTGATCGAGCGAGAGCTCGACTCTCTACATGTCCGTCACCGGCGTGTCGCACAGACCGGCGTGATCGGCTACGTCGGGGGCGGCGTTCCCGGCAGGGCCGTCGCGTTGCGAGCCGACATGGACGCGTTGCCGATCGCCGAGCGCAGCGGACTGCCCTTTGCCTCGGAGATCGACGGGAAGATGCACGCGTGCGGTCACGACGCGCACACCGCGATGCTCCTCGGCGCGGCTCGTGTGCTTGCGGCGATGCGCACCACGCTGCGCGGCACCGTCGTGTTGCTCTTCCAGCCCGCGGAAGAAGGGCCCGGCGGGGCCCTGCCGATGCTCGAGGAGGGGGCCCTCGACGCGCCCCCCGTCGAGGCGATCGCGATGCTGCACGTCGACACGCGTCTCGACGTCGGAACGATCGGCGTCGCGCCCGGACCAGTGAACGCGGCAACCGACGAGCTCTACGTCACGGTGCGCGGGCGCGGCGGCCACGGCGGCTACCCGCACACTGCGGTCGACGCGCTGCCCGCGGCGGCCGCGATCGTGCTGGCCTTGCAAAACGTCGTGGCCCGCGAGACCGATCCGCTGGCCAGCGCCGTCGTAACCATCGGCACAATCGCCGGCGGCTATCGCAGCAACGTCATAGCGGACGAAATCTCGCTGAGCGGCACGCTGCGCTCGCACGACGCGGCGGTTCGCGAAGCGCTGATCGAAAAGGTGCGGCGCATCGTAGCGGGCATCGCGGCCGCATACGGGGTCGAGAGCGAGGTGCGCGTCGTCCGAGGATACCCGGCGGTGATCAATGATGCCGCCCTCGCCGACAACTTCACCCGCTACGTTCGCGAGAAAAGCGTGCTGCGCGTGGACGCGCCGGAGGCGACGATGGGCGGGGAAGACTTCGCGTATTTCGCGCAGCGCGTCCCGGCGCTGCTGGTACGCCTCGGCGTGCGCAGCGAGTCGGCCGGCGCCGTGCATCCCGGGCACAGCGCGCTGTTTCGGATCGACGAAGCGGCGCTGCCGATGGGCGTCGAGACGCTCGTGCTCTTTGCGCTCTTCGCGCAGGAGTCTCATCGCGTTAACTCGGATTAA